Genomic segment of Nostoc sp. TCL240-02:
ATTGGCGATTAAGTAATATATTATTGTTTAGCTTAACGTTAGTATTCGCTTTATTGTTAATCAATGCTCTGCTTGCAGAGCGCCAAAGTCGAGAGCAGTTAGAAATTGCCCATCTGCAATTAGAGATCACCAATCAACAACTGTGTCAGTATGCGCTACGGATTGAAGATCAGGCAACCTTGCAGGAACGCAACCGAATTGCCCGCGAAATTCATGATGGGTTAGGACACACTTTAGTTGCCCAAACTATTCAGATTAATAACACCCTGTTGTTCTGGGAATCAAATAATGACAAAGCATTAACATTTCTCAAACAGGCAAAGGAATTGGGGGCTGAGGCGCTGCTAGAAATTCGGCGATCGCTTTCTCTTTTACGTTCAAATCCTTTGCAAGGGCAATCTCTCAAATCAGCTATTGAAAAGCTGCTGACAGATTTTCACCAAACCACAGGTATTGAACCATCCTGTAAAATTAACGTGCCGCACACTTTACCAACAGAAGTAAACACGGCCTTATACCGTATTGTGCAAGAATCGCTGACAAATATTTGCAAACACGCTCAGGCGACAAGTGTCACCGTTGGATTACTGGCTCACGCTGGGATGATTCATCTGTCAATCGAAGATAATGGAAAAGGATTTAACCCCACTCAAAATACAACTGGATTTGGGCTACAAGGGATGCGAGAACGGGCGGTTGCACTGGGCGCTCAGTTAAATCTCCAAAGTCAACTAGGAACAGGTTGCTGTATTTCTGTTTGTTTGCCACTATCAAAGTTGTTGGTGTTTTAGCTTATGATTCAGATTTTATTAGTTGACGATCAGCATCTTATTCGTCAGGGACTTAAGAGTATGCTTGAGTCGAATGCAGAGATTCAGGTAATCGGTGAGGCGGAGAATGGGCAAAGGGCACTCGAACAAATTCCCGCATTACAACCTGATATCGTGCTAATGGATGTTCGAATGCCTGTAATGGATGGAGTTGCCACAACAAAGGCGATCGCTCAACAATATCCTAATATTAAGGTTCTCGTCCTGACCACCTTTGACGATGATGAATATGTTTTCCAGGCGATGCGGGTGGGTGCAAAGGGCTATTTGCTCAAGGATACCGAACCTGATGAACTAATGTTGGCAATTCGATCCGTCTATAAGGGACAAACTCTACTCGGCCCAGGATTGTTTGAGAAAGCACTCATACCGATTCCCGTAACTGTGCCATCTGTGGAACCCCCTCCAGAATTGGCGCAACTCACACCCAGAGAATTAGATGTGTTGCGGTTAATTGCTTCTGGAGCTAATAACCGTGAAATTGCTGAATCGCTGTTTCTTTCAGAAAACACTGTTAAAAATTATGTTACCAATATTCTGAGTCGGTTGAGTTTGCGCGATCGCACTCAAGCCGCTTTATTTGCCCATTCGTTGTTTAGTGGACTTAAATAAATAAGTTGGCTTGCTCATAAATGACTGGTAAGCTAATCGTCATTTAAGCTGCAACATAGTTTATATTTACCTTATTTTTGATTTTCCGATGTCTCGATTTGCATCCTTTGAGTGATTAGGAACCTCTTTTTCTTTTTCTCACTCCACTGCTCTTAGTGCATCAAAAAAGCCCATCAAGGTGTTACGCAAGTTTTTCACAACTTTAGTGACCTTGCACTGGAAACGAAAATCTTTGATTAATCTCTCAAAATTAAATAACTGGAGTTTAGACTAAAGATAAGCGATCGGGAAATAACACGTAGGAAATTATGGCTAAAAATTTGACATAGCAGGTCAGATAAAAAGTGCCTGAAAAGAAAAAGCGGTCAGCTATGTTGAACTGATCGCAAATAGGTCAATGCTGATAAAAGGAAAAATCTTAACAGCTTGACCATGACATTAGAAAAGCTTAAACAATTTCGCACAGATGTGTATACTATCCTCGGTAAAGCCAAAGATGCGTTATTTGAACCTATCCCACTAATGCCAGATTGTAGTAATCTATTTTTTGGCAAGAGGTTGGGTGTATTAGTGATGGCTGGACGTTTTGAGGGATTGAGCGACCTAGAATGGAAGCTATTTGAGGATATATTTCCTAAGCAGGCATCCAAACGTGGTAAAGGAATGCCTCATGCACCGTATCGCTATGTATTAAATAGTCTGTTATACATTCTAATAACTGGATGTCGATGGTGTGACCTTCCACGAGGGGATATATGGGCATCGAAAAGCTCATCCCATCGATGGTTAAAGCGATGGCGTTTTGATGGGACATTTGAATATATACAAGGACGTGTATTAGCGATCGCTAATGAGAAGGGGCTTATAAACTGGGACTTTGGAGCTGTTGACGGCTCTTTTTCCCCCGCTCAATGGCTACGGTGTATACACAAGTCTGAAAATAGCTGAATAACACAGGTTTTACCCCACCCTAACCCTCCCCTTATAAAGCTACGGTGTACACACAAGTCTTGAAATCCCACCTAAAACTTGGTTTCGTTGCCTTAACCTTAAAATTAGCGGGATAAATGGAGTTTCTAGTCGTCCAAAATTTGGGTATTTACGAGGCTAAAAGGGTTGAAACCTTTGCGGACTATACTTGTGTGTACACCGTAGCGCTCAATGGGAGGAGGTGAAGAAGTTGCGTATGGAGGGAAAGGGAAAGGTGTTCTTATCCACACACTTACCGAAGGTGGTGGAATAAACTAAAGCTAATTGCACTACCCCAGCCAATGGCAACGAGAAAGAACAAGTAATACCTCTACTCGATAAAGTTAAACTTAAAACATTGAAACGTGGCAGACCACGTAAGCGAATCAAAGTACTAGCTGCTGATAAAGATTACGACTCGAAACAAAAA
This window contains:
- a CDS encoding sensor histidine kinase; translated protein: MVLLTYPSFRLLLYLEWLLLATAVFMEVVLPFELSWSLLLRVVAITTFSLMGLRLPMVKLETKLFYTVLEFGLILLPTTQHSLSSRSVFLLCLVLVMRSCLIFKRLGQFLVLGLSLLTYGTLVLSRPIVPDKFMREKLIAMSLDWRLSNILLFSLTLVFALLLINALLAERQSREQLEIAHLQLEITNQQLCQYALRIEDQATLQERNRIAREIHDGLGHTLVAQTIQINNTLLFWESNNDKALTFLKQAKELGAEALLEIRRSLSLLRSNPLQGQSLKSAIEKLLTDFHQTTGIEPSCKINVPHTLPTEVNTALYRIVQESLTNICKHAQATSVTVGLLAHAGMIHLSIEDNGKGFNPTQNTTGFGLQGMRERAVALGAQLNLQSQLGTGCCISVCLPLSKLLVF
- a CDS encoding transposase; this translates as MTLEKLKQFRTDVYTILGKAKDALFEPIPLMPDCSNLFFGKRLGVLVMAGRFEGLSDLEWKLFEDIFPKQASKRGKGMPHAPYRYVLNSLLYILITGCRWCDLPRGDIWASKSSSHRWLKRWRFDGTFEYIQGRVLAIANEKGLINWDFGAVDGSFSPAQWLRCIHKSENS
- a CDS encoding response regulator transcription factor; this translates as MIQILLVDDQHLIRQGLKSMLESNAEIQVIGEAENGQRALEQIPALQPDIVLMDVRMPVMDGVATTKAIAQQYPNIKVLVLTTFDDDEYVFQAMRVGAKGYLLKDTEPDELMLAIRSVYKGQTLLGPGLFEKALIPIPVTVPSVEPPPELAQLTPRELDVLRLIASGANNREIAESLFLSENTVKNYVTNILSRLSLRDRTQAALFAHSLFSGLK